Proteins encoded by one window of Bacillus sp. DTU_2020_1000418_1_SI_GHA_SEK_038:
- a CDS encoding enoyl-CoA hydratase — MEFLKWSYQDMVATITIERPPANALSSGVLKELSAVLDEIEANDEIRVILIHGEGCFFSAGADIKEFTTIESGNDFSSLSTYGQKLFERMETFPKPIIAAIHGAALGGGLELAMGCHFRLVAENAKLGLPELQLGLIPGFAGTQRLPRLVGTAKAAEMLFTSDPITGLEAVQYGLANHAYPESELLENAYNMAKKIAKKSPVSIKAAIDLLNYPKTKEYFEGVKMEAKLFGDVFVSEDGKEGISAFIEKREPKFIGK; from the coding sequence ATGGAATTTTTAAAATGGTCTTATCAGGATATGGTAGCTACTATTACGATTGAACGTCCTCCGGCAAATGCTCTTTCTTCAGGAGTATTGAAAGAGTTATCCGCCGTATTAGATGAAATTGAAGCAAATGACGAAATTAGGGTCATCTTAATACACGGAGAAGGCTGTTTCTTTTCAGCAGGTGCAGATATTAAAGAATTTACAACAATTGAATCTGGAAATGATTTTTCTAGTCTTTCAACCTATGGCCAGAAATTATTTGAACGAATGGAAACATTCCCTAAGCCTATCATCGCTGCTATTCATGGTGCCGCACTTGGCGGTGGACTAGAGCTAGCTATGGGTTGTCACTTCAGACTAGTTGCTGAGAATGCAAAGCTTGGACTTCCTGAGCTTCAGCTTGGATTAATCCCAGGATTTGCAGGAACACAGCGTCTTCCGCGACTTGTTGGCACAGCTAAAGCTGCCGAAATGCTATTTACAAGTGATCCTATTACGGGTTTGGAAGCAGTACAGTATGGTCTTGCCAATCATGCTTACCCTGAAAGCGAGCTTTTAGAAAATGCCTATAACATGGCAAAGAAAATTGCCAAGAAGAGCCCAGTTTCCATTAAGGCTGCTATCGATCTTTTAAATTACCCTAAAACTAAAGAATACTTTGAAGGAGTTAAGATGGAAGCAAAATTGTTCGGAGATGTATTCGTCTCAGAAGATGGAAAAGAAGGGATTTCTGCATTTATCGAGAAAAGAGAACCAAAATTTATTGGAAAATAG
- a CDS encoding electron transfer flavoprotein subunit beta/FixA family protein has protein sequence MNIYVLMKRTFDTEEKITISGGQINEDGAEFIINPYDEYAIEEAIQVRDENGGEVTVVSVGNEETEKQLRTALAMGADKAVLINTEDDLEYGDQYTTAKILSEYLKDKDADLIIAGNVAIDGGSGQVGPRVAELLNIPYVTTITKLDIAGSNVTVIRDVEGDSEVIETSLPLLVTAQQGLNEPRYPSLPGIMKAKKKPLDELELDDLDLEEDDVEAKTKTIEIYLPPKKEAGKILEGELADQVKELVQLLHTEAKVV, from the coding sequence ATGAACATCTATGTTTTAATGAAAAGAACCTTTGATACAGAAGAGAAGATTACGATTTCAGGTGGTCAAATAAACGAAGATGGAGCAGAATTTATCATTAATCCTTATGATGAATATGCAATCGAAGAAGCCATTCAGGTCCGTGATGAAAATGGCGGAGAGGTAACTGTTGTCTCTGTCGGAAATGAAGAAACTGAGAAACAGCTTCGTACGGCCCTTGCTATGGGTGCTGATAAAGCTGTGTTAATTAATACAGAAGATGACCTAGAATACGGTGATCAATATACAACTGCAAAAATCCTTTCTGAATACTTAAAAGACAAGGATGCTGACTTAATTATTGCTGGAAACGTTGCGATTGACGGCGGTTCAGGTCAAGTTGGACCACGAGTAGCTGAACTTCTCAACATCCCTTATGTTACAACGATTACAAAGCTCGATATTGCGGGCAGCAATGTAACAGTTATTCGTGATGTCGAAGGGGATTCCGAAGTAATCGAGACAAGCCTGCCTTTATTAGTAACAGCTCAGCAAGGCTTAAACGAGCCTCGCTATCCATCATTGCCAGGAATTATGAAAGCGAAGAAAAAACCGCTTGATGAGCTAGAGCTTGATGATCTTGATCTTGAAGAAGACGATGTTGAGGCAAAGACAAAAACAATTGAAATCTATCTGCCACCTAAAAAAGAGGCTGGAAAAATCCTCGAAGGCGAGCTTGCAGATCAAGTCAAAGAACTAGTGCAACTTCTTCATACAGAAGCAAAAGTAGTCTGA
- a CDS encoding aspartate kinase, with protein sequence MGLIIQKFGGTSVANVEKIRNVANRVIEEKNRGNDVIVVVSAMGKSTDHLVGLAKEISSSPSKREMDMLLTTGEQVTISLLAMALSEKGFPAVSLTGWQAGIKTESVHGNARILDIDTSRLKSELNQGRIVIVAGFQGITEDGAISTLGRGGSDTTAVAIAAALKADKCDIYTDVTGVFTTDPRYVKDARKLSAVSYDEMLELAHLGAGVLHPRAVEFAKNFNIPIEVRSSSEREAGTIIEEEVNMEENLVVRGIAFENEITRVTVIGLPNSLIGLSTVFSELAKNHINVDIIIQSTLAEQSTNLSFSIKNQDLDDAIKVLENCKMKLNYSRIESETGLAKVSIIGSGMVSNPGVAAEMFEVLASNDIEVKMVSTSEIKVSTVIGQEKMVQAVEALHEAFHLSGIPIES encoded by the coding sequence ATGGGACTTATCATCCAAAAATTTGGTGGAACTTCTGTTGCTAATGTAGAAAAGATCCGAAACGTTGCCAATCGTGTAATCGAGGAAAAGAATAGGGGCAATGATGTTATTGTGGTTGTATCCGCAATGGGAAAATCTACAGATCATCTTGTCGGTTTGGCAAAGGAAATTTCCTCCTCTCCAAGCAAAAGAGAAATGGACATGCTTTTAACTACTGGTGAACAGGTGACGATTTCTTTATTAGCAATGGCTTTATCAGAAAAGGGCTTTCCTGCTGTATCCTTAACAGGCTGGCAGGCTGGAATCAAAACAGAGTCAGTACATGGAAATGCAAGAATATTGGATATTGATACTTCAAGGTTGAAGAGTGAGCTTAACCAAGGAAGGATTGTTATAGTTGCGGGGTTCCAAGGAATTACGGAAGACGGAGCCATTTCAACATTAGGGCGTGGGGGGTCAGACACTACGGCAGTCGCAATAGCCGCGGCTTTAAAAGCGGATAAATGCGATATTTATACAGATGTGACTGGAGTGTTTACGACAGACCCGCGCTATGTTAAAGACGCAAGAAAATTATCGGCGGTATCCTATGATGAAATGCTTGAGCTTGCCCATTTAGGAGCTGGCGTTTTGCATCCTAGGGCAGTAGAATTTGCAAAAAACTTTAATATTCCAATTGAGGTTCGTTCAAGCAGTGAAAGAGAAGCGGGCACTATTATTGAGGAGGAAGTAAATATGGAGGAAAATCTAGTTGTACGCGGAATTGCATTTGAGAATGAAATCACAAGAGTCACTGTTATTGGGTTGCCGAATTCTTTAATTGGCTTATCGACAGTTTTCTCTGAATTAGCAAAAAATCATATAAATGTTGATATTATTATTCAAAGTACACTGGCAGAGCAATCAACTAATCTATCCTTCTCGATTAAAAATCAAGATCTCGATGACGCCATAAAGGTTCTAGAAAACTGTAAGATGAAATTAAACTATAGCCGAATTGAGTCAGAGACAGGACTTGCCAAAGTTTCAATTATTGGTTCAGGAATGGTTTCAAACCCAGGGGTAGCAGCAGAGATGTTTGAAGTGCTGGCCTCCAATGACATCGAAGTAAAGATGGTGAGTACATCGGAAATTAAGGTTTCAACGGTTATTGGACAAGAAAAAATGGTACAGGCTGTTGAGGCCCTTCACGAGGCTTTTCATTTATCTGGTATACCAATTGAATCATAA
- the trxA gene encoding thioredoxin produces MAIINATDQTFSTETGSGVVLADFWAPWCGPCKMIAPVLEELDTEMGDKVKIVKLDVDENQETAGKYGVMSIPTLIVFKDGEVVDKVVGFQPKEALAELLSKHA; encoded by the coding sequence ATGGCTATTATAAACGCTACAGATCAAACTTTTTCTACTGAAACTGGTTCAGGAGTTGTATTGGCAGATTTTTGGGCACCATGGTGCGGACCTTGCAAAATGATTGCTCCAGTACTTGAAGAGCTTGATACAGAAATGGGCGATAAAGTTAAAATCGTCAAGCTTGATGTAGACGAGAACCAAGAAACTGCAGGAAAATATGGTGTCATGAGCATCCCTACTTTAATCGTTTTTAAAGATGGAGAAGTTGTAGACAAAGTGGTTGGCTTCCAGCCTAAAGAAGCTCTTGCAGAACTTCTATCAAAACATGCATAA
- a CDS encoding electron transfer flavoprotein subunit alpha/FixB family protein, with translation MARKVLVLGEVRDGSLRNVSFEAVAAAKTAAEGGEVVGILIGDSVSALGGELIQYGADRVVTIEDEKLKQYTSDGYSQAVMAVIDAEKPDGLIFGHTALGKDLAPKIAAKLSSGLISDVTALELAGGNLVFTRPIYSGKAFEKKIVTDGLIFATIRPNNISPLEKDESRSGDVSTLSVDIKDLRTIIKEVVRKASEGVDLSEAKVVIAGGRGVKSEEGFGPLKELAKVLNGAVGASRGACDADYCDYSLQIGQTGKVVTPDLYIACGISGAIQHLAGMSNSKVIVAINKDPEANIFKVADYGIVGDLFEVVPMLTEEFKKLLINA, from the coding sequence ATGGCTAGAAAAGTTTTAGTTTTAGGTGAAGTCCGTGATGGATCATTGCGTAATGTATCCTTTGAAGCAGTAGCTGCGGCAAAAACGGCAGCAGAAGGCGGAGAAGTTGTAGGAATTTTAATTGGCGATTCTGTAAGCGCTTTAGGCGGAGAATTAATCCAATATGGTGCGGACCGTGTCGTAACCATTGAAGATGAAAAACTTAAGCAATATACATCTGATGGCTATTCACAGGCTGTTATGGCTGTCATTGATGCAGAAAAGCCGGATGGCTTGATTTTTGGTCATACAGCTTTAGGGAAGGATTTAGCTCCAAAAATTGCTGCTAAATTAAGCTCTGGATTGATTTCCGATGTAACAGCCTTAGAATTAGCAGGAGGCAATTTAGTATTCACTCGTCCAATTTATTCAGGAAAAGCTTTTGAAAAGAAAATTGTTACAGATGGTTTAATTTTCGCTACTATTCGCCCGAATAATATTAGCCCGCTTGAAAAGGATGAATCTAGGTCTGGAGACGTTTCTACTCTATCTGTTGACATTAAAGATCTTCGCACCATTATTAAAGAGGTTGTCCGCAAAGCAAGCGAAGGAGTCGATCTTTCTGAAGCAAAGGTTGTAATCGCTGGAGGGCGTGGAGTTAAAAGTGAGGAAGGCTTTGGTCCATTAAAAGAGCTTGCGAAAGTTCTAAATGGAGCAGTTGGAGCTTCTCGTGGTGCTTGTGATGCTGATTATTGCGATTATTCATTGCAAATTGGCCAAACAGGTAAGGTTGTTACACCAGACCTTTATATTGCGTGCGGAATTTCCGGAGCCATTCAGCATCTTGCAGGTATGTCAAACTCCAAAGTCATTGTAGCAATAAATAAAGACCCAGAAGCAAATATTTTTAAAGTTGCAGACTATGGGATTGTTGGGGACCTGTTTGAGGTAGTTCCAATGCTTACAGAAGAGTTTAAGAAACTGTTAATAAATGCATAA
- a CDS encoding succinate dehydrogenase cytochrome b558 subunit has product MAGNREFLSRRLHSLLGVIPVGLFLVQHLVVNHFATGGEESFNKAAGFMESLPFRIILETFIIFLPLLFHAIYGLYIAFTAKNNVSKYGFFRNWMFMLQRVSGVITLIFIAWHVWETRVQAAFGADVNFQMMENILSNPFMFWFYIVGVISTIFHFSNGLWSFCVSWGITISPRSQLITTYATIVIFILLSIVGIRAITAFV; this is encoded by the coding sequence ATGGCGGGTAATCGAGAGTTTTTAAGTCGCAGATTGCATTCATTACTAGGTGTTATACCAGTAGGGCTATTTTTAGTTCAGCATCTAGTAGTCAATCATTTTGCAACAGGGGGAGAGGAGTCTTTTAATAAGGCAGCAGGTTTTATGGAGAGTCTGCCGTTTAGAATTATCTTAGAAACATTTATTATTTTCTTGCCTTTATTATTTCATGCCATCTATGGGCTTTATATTGCTTTTACAGCAAAAAATAATGTAAGCAAATATGGATTTTTCCGTAACTGGATGTTCATGCTGCAACGTGTGTCTGGCGTTATTACACTTATTTTCATTGCATGGCATGTATGGGAAACTCGTGTACAAGCTGCATTCGGTGCAGATGTTAATTTCCAAATGATGGAGAATATTCTTTCGAATCCATTTATGTTCTGGTTTTATATTGTAGGCGTTATTTCAACAATTTTCCACTTTTCTAATGGATTATGGTCTTTCTGTGTAAGCTGGGGAATTACAATTTCTCCTCGTTCACAATTAATAACTACATACGCTACAATTGTTATCTTTATTTTATTATCAATTGTAGGTATTCGTGCGATTACAGCATTTGTTTAA
- the uvrC gene encoding excinuclease ABC subunit UvrC, whose amino-acid sequence MNEIIKNKLMLLPDQPGCYLMKDRQGTIIYVGKAKVLKNRVRSYFTGSHDGKTQRLVNEIEDLEYIVTSSNMEALILEMNLIKKYDPKYNVMLKDDKTYPFIKLTAERHPRLITTRKVKKDKGKYFGPYPNVHAANETKKLLDRIYPLRKCTTLPDRVCLYYHLGQCLAPCVNEVSEQEYKTMVDEITRFLNGGYKEIKAELTQKMTAAAEELDFEKAKEFRDRIAHIEATMEKQKITTTDFTDRDVFGFAVDKGWMCVQVFFIRQGKLIERDVSMFPIYNEPDEEMLTFLGQFYLKANHFKPKEILLPNTVNSNMAEELIEVKTIQPQRGQKKDLVQLACKNAKIALQEKFSLIEKDEERTIKAVENLGNQLGIYTPHRIEAFDNSNIQGTDPVSAMVVFIDGKPEKREYRKYKIKTVQGPDDYDSMREVVRRRYSRVLKENLPLPDLLIIDGGKGHVEAVRDVLENELNLDIPISGLVKDEKHRTSQLLYGNPLEMIPLGRNSQEFYLLQRIQDEVHRFAITFHRQLRGKNAFQSVLDEIPGIGEKRKKQLLKTFGSVKKMKEASIEEFRKIGIPANIAEELKRKLQE is encoded by the coding sequence ATGAATGAAATTATTAAAAATAAATTAATGCTGTTGCCCGATCAGCCGGGGTGCTATTTAATGAAGGACCGTCAAGGAACTATCATCTACGTAGGAAAGGCAAAGGTTTTAAAAAATCGTGTCAGATCCTACTTTACTGGTTCACATGACGGAAAAACACAAAGATTAGTCAATGAAATAGAAGACCTCGAATATATTGTGACATCCTCTAATATGGAAGCATTAATTCTTGAGATGAACTTAATTAAAAAGTACGATCCTAAATATAATGTTATGCTCAAGGACGATAAAACCTATCCATTTATAAAACTAACTGCCGAGAGACATCCCCGCCTCATAACTACCCGAAAGGTCAAAAAAGATAAGGGGAAATATTTTGGGCCTTATCCAAATGTCCATGCTGCAAATGAAACTAAAAAGCTGCTTGACCGAATTTATCCATTAAGAAAATGTACAACCTTGCCTGACCGTGTTTGCCTTTACTATCATTTAGGACAATGTTTAGCTCCCTGTGTAAATGAAGTAAGCGAGCAAGAATATAAAACAATGGTTGATGAGATCACCCGTTTCTTAAATGGAGGCTACAAGGAAATAAAAGCTGAATTAACACAAAAAATGACAGCCGCTGCCGAAGAACTTGACTTTGAAAAGGCAAAGGAGTTTCGGGATAGAATTGCTCATATTGAAGCAACGATGGAAAAGCAAAAGATTACAACTACAGACTTTACAGATCGAGATGTATTCGGGTTCGCTGTCGACAAAGGCTGGATGTGTGTTCAGGTCTTCTTTATTAGACAAGGTAAATTAATCGAACGGGATGTTTCGATGTTTCCAATTTACAATGAGCCCGATGAAGAAATGTTAACTTTTCTAGGTCAATTCTATTTAAAGGCTAATCATTTTAAGCCTAAGGAAATATTGCTGCCCAATACGGTTAATTCCAATATGGCTGAAGAGCTTATAGAAGTAAAAACAATCCAACCGCAACGAGGCCAGAAAAAGGATTTAGTCCAATTAGCTTGTAAAAATGCTAAAATTGCCCTTCAAGAAAAGTTCTCCCTTATTGAAAAGGATGAAGAACGAACCATTAAAGCGGTTGAAAATTTGGGGAACCAGCTAGGGATCTATACCCCTCATCGAATTGAAGCCTTCGATAACTCAAATATTCAAGGAACAGATCCAGTATCTGCCATGGTTGTTTTTATTGATGGCAAGCCAGAGAAAAGAGAATATCGTAAATATAAAATAAAAACCGTGCAGGGTCCGGATGATTATGATTCTATGCGCGAGGTAGTACGTAGAAGATATTCTCGAGTATTAAAAGAAAACCTGCCCCTTCCAGATTTGCTCATTATTGATGGAGGAAAAGGGCATGTTGAAGCAGTAAGAGATGTATTGGAAAATGAATTAAATCTTGATATTCCTATTTCTGGCCTAGTTAAGGATGAGAAGCATAGAACTTCACAGCTCTTGTACGGGAATCCGTTAGAAATGATTCCTCTTGGGCGTAACAGTCAGGAGTTCTATTTGCTGCAAAGAATTCAAGATGAAGTCCACCGTTTCGCCATAACCTTCCATCGTCAGCTAAGAGGAAAAAACGCCTTTCAGTCAGTGCTTGATGAAATCCCTGGGATTGGGGAAAAGCGCAAGAAACAGCTGCTAAAAACCTTTGGGTCCGTCAAAAAGATGAAAGAGGCTAGCATTGAGGAATTTAGAAAAATCGGTATTCCTGCAAATATTGCGGAAGAATTAAAAAGAAAATTACAGGAATAG
- a CDS encoding TetR/AcrR family transcriptional regulator, translated as MKKNKPKYRQIIDAAVIAIAENGYHQAQVSKIAKQAGVADGTIYLYFKNKEDILISLFQEKMGYFVEKYKEKIAGKESAAEKLLVLVETHFNMLSENRHLAIVTQLELRQSNKEIRHKINEVLKGVLSLVEKILIEGKETGEFSAALDTRLARQMIFGTMDETVTTWVMNEQKYDLPSLAGPVHQLLLNGCAARH; from the coding sequence GTGAAAAAAAATAAACCTAAGTATCGTCAAATCATTGATGCTGCAGTCATAGCCATTGCAGAGAATGGTTACCATCAAGCACAGGTTTCCAAAATTGCCAAGCAGGCTGGAGTTGCTGACGGAACGATTTACTTATATTTTAAGAATAAAGAAGATATTCTCATTTCTCTCTTTCAAGAAAAAATGGGATACTTTGTTGAGAAATATAAAGAAAAAATTGCAGGAAAAGAATCAGCTGCGGAGAAATTATTAGTATTGGTTGAAACACATTTTAATATGCTTTCTGAGAATCGCCATCTTGCTATCGTGACTCAATTGGAGCTAAGACAGTCCAATAAGGAAATCCGTCATAAAATCAATGAAGTTCTAAAAGGTGTTCTTTCTTTAGTGGAAAAAATCCTAATAGAGGGAAAGGAAACCGGGGAGTTTTCAGCCGCTTTAGATACCCGATTAGCACGCCAAATGATATTTGGCACGATGGATGAGACAGTTACAACCTGGGTCATGAATGAGCAAAAATATGATTTGCCCTCGTTAGCAGGCCCAGTGCATCAACTACTTCTCAATGGCTGTGCCGCGCGTCATTAG
- a CDS encoding YslB family protein gives MNETATELRPIEQKNEFISVFGYELIREVLLHDILGDDTPEILYWAGKSLARKYPQESISHMIDFFKQASWGNLVLKKESKSEMEFELSSSFIQERCKKNSRCTFQLEAGFIAQQIELQSEVICEAYEHPNKRKGKVQFTIKWDKKDKTEF, from the coding sequence TTGAATGAAACAGCTACAGAATTAAGACCAATTGAACAAAAAAACGAGTTCATTTCTGTCTTTGGATACGAACTTATTAGAGAAGTTCTTTTACACGACATATTAGGCGATGATACGCCTGAAATATTATATTGGGCTGGAAAAAGCCTTGCACGTAAATATCCACAAGAGTCAATATCTCACATGATTGATTTCTTCAAGCAGGCTTCATGGGGAAACCTAGTCCTAAAGAAAGAATCAAAAAGTGAAATGGAATTTGAGCTTTCTAGTTCTTTCATACAGGAGCGATGCAAAAAAAATAGCCGATGCACTTTTCAGCTCGAGGCAGGGTTTATTGCTCAACAAATTGAACTTCAATCTGAAGTCATTTGCGAAGCATATGAACATCCTAATAAAAGAAAAGGAAAAGTTCAGTTTACAATAAAATGGGATAAAAAGGACAAAACCGAATTTTAA